A DNA window from Jaculus jaculus isolate mJacJac1 chromosome 1, mJacJac1.mat.Y.cur, whole genome shotgun sequence contains the following coding sequences:
- the Zdhhc12 gene encoding palmitoyltransferase ZDHHC12, producing MAPWALLSSGVLVRTGHTVLTWGITLVLFLQDTELREWEEQGELFLPLTFLLLVLGSLLLYLAVSLMDPGYVNTQLQAQEPKEEQIAMVPQATPLRRCRFCLVLQPLRARHCRECRRCVRRYDHHCPWMENCVGERNHPLFVAYLTLQLVVLLWGLYLAWSGLHFYQPLALWLRFQGLLFATFLLLLFFSLVVSLLLASHLYLVAINATTWEFVSSYRTVYLRQRPSNPFDRGLTRNLAHFFCGWPSGPWQTLWAEEDEEEGSSQAV from the exons ATGGCACCCTGGGCGCTCCTCAGTTCTGGGGTGCTGGTGCGAACGGGGCACACCGTGCTGACCTGGGGGATCACGCTGGTGCTTTTCCTGCAAGATACCG AGCTGCGGGAATGGGAAGAGCAGGGGGAACTGTTCCTGCCGCTCACCTTTCTGCTCCTGGTGCTGGGCTCCCTGCTGCTGTACCTGGCTGTGTCTCTCATGGACCCAGGCTATGTGAACACTCAGCTCCAGGCTCAG GAGCCCAAGGAGGAGCAGATAGCCATGGTTCCTCAGGCCACCCCACTTCGGCGCTGCAGATTCTGCCTGGTGCTG CAACCCCTGAGGGCCCGGCACTGTCGCGAATGCCGCCGCTGTGTCCGCCGCTATGACCACCACTGCCCCTGGATGGAGAACTGCGTGGGGGAACGCAACCACCCACTCTTTGTAGCCTACCTGACACTACAGCTGGTGGTACTTTTGTGGGGCCTGTACCTGGCATG GTCTGGCCTGCATTTCTACCAGCCCCTGGCTCTGTGGCTGCGGTTCCAGGGACTCCTGTTCGCCACCTTCTTGCTACTTTTGTTCTTCTCGCTGGTGGTCAGCCTGCTCTTGGCCTCGCACCTCTACCTGGTGGCTATCAACGCCACCACCTGGGAGTTCGTCTCCTCGTACCGCACTGTCTACCTCCGCCAGCGCCCCAGCAACCCCTTTGACCGTGGTCTGACTCGCAACCTGGCCCACTTCTTCTGTGGGTGGCCCTCGGGTCCCTGGCAGACTCTCTGGGctgaggaggacgaggaggaaggCAGCAGCCAGGCTGTGTAG